One part of the Saprospiraceae bacterium genome encodes these proteins:
- the nosZ gene encoding Sec-dependent nitrous-oxide reductase, with protein sequence MFLNILKLSKFIAFVLGITFIIYGCKPKGIQSSVGGDAVKAYVPPGKYDEFYNFVSGGFSGQMSVYGLPSGRLFRVIPVFSVDPEKGYGYSEETKPMLNTSHGSVPWDDLHHIALSQTDGVHDGRWAFGNANNTPRIARIDLKTFRTIEIIEIPNSAGNHSSPFITENSEYVVAGTRFSVPIGDKLDVPISSYKENFKGTLSFIGLDKQTGKMNISFQILLPGVNFDLARAGKGKSHGWFFFSCYNSERANTLLEVNASQKDKDFILCVNWKKAEEYLKAGKGNKKSVKYAHNSYDEQKHMANSVIENEVIVLDPKDCPDMVYFMPCPKSPHGCDTDPTGEYIVGSGKLAAMIPVFSFTKIQAAIASKNYEGDYEGIPVLKYDAVLHGEVKKPGLGPLHTEFDGNGNAYTSFFVSSEIVKWRISDLQVLDRVPTYYSIGHLCIPGGPTKKPWGKYVIAYNKITKDRYLPTGPELTQSAQLYSIDGEKMKLLLDFPTIGEPHYAEAIPAELISKNSVKIYKLEENKNPYASLGEKTAKVERKGNEVHVYMTSIRSHFVPDNIEGVKLGDVVYFHVTNLEQDWDVPHGFAVKGANNAELLIMPGETQTLLWKPERIGVFPMYCTDFCSALHQEMQGYIRVSSAGSNLPISFSTGKKDPEPTKSL encoded by the coding sequence ATGTTTTTAAATATTTTGAAATTAAGTAAGTTCATCGCATTTGTGCTGGGTATTACATTTATAATTTACGGATGTAAGCCAAAAGGAATCCAATCGTCCGTAGGTGGAGACGCTGTAAAAGCATATGTTCCGCCAGGAAAATATGACGAATTTTATAATTTCGTCTCCGGTGGATTTAGTGGTCAAATGTCAGTCTATGGTTTACCATCCGGAAGACTTTTTAGAGTAATCCCTGTTTTTTCAGTGGATCCTGAAAAAGGTTATGGCTATTCAGAAGAAACCAAACCGATGTTAAATACTTCTCATGGTTCTGTACCCTGGGATGATTTACACCATATAGCCTTGTCGCAAACAGATGGAGTTCATGATGGTCGATGGGCATTTGGTAATGCAAATAATACACCGCGTATTGCAAGAATTGATTTAAAAACATTTCGCACTATAGAAATTATTGAAATTCCTAATAGTGCAGGAAATCACTCTTCTCCGTTTATCACTGAAAACTCAGAATATGTGGTAGCCGGAACCCGATTTAGTGTTCCAATTGGTGATAAATTAGATGTGCCTATCAGTAGCTATAAAGAAAATTTTAAAGGAACCTTAAGTTTTATTGGCTTGGATAAGCAAACTGGCAAAATGAATATTTCATTTCAGATTTTATTACCCGGTGTAAACTTTGATTTGGCACGTGCAGGCAAAGGCAAATCACATGGATGGTTTTTCTTCAGTTGTTATAATTCAGAACGAGCCAATACGCTTCTTGAAGTAAATGCTTCGCAAAAAGATAAGGATTTTATACTATGCGTAAATTGGAAAAAGGCCGAAGAATATTTGAAAGCTGGAAAGGGAAATAAAAAGTCCGTTAAATATGCCCATAATTCTTACGACGAACAAAAGCATATGGCAAATAGTGTGATAGAAAACGAAGTCATCGTATTGGACCCAAAAGATTGTCCGGATATGGTTTATTTTATGCCTTGTCCAAAATCACCACATGGATGTGATACAGATCCAACAGGAGAGTATATAGTGGGCAGTGGAAAATTAGCAGCAATGATTCCAGTCTTTTCGTTTACAAAAATTCAAGCTGCTATTGCAAGTAAAAATTATGAAGGTGATTATGAAGGAATTCCGGTGTTAAAATACGATGCTGTGTTGCACGGCGAAGTAAAGAAGCCAGGCCTTGGACCATTACATACAGAATTTGATGGAAATGGAAACGCATATACATCATTTTTTGTCTCTTCGGAAATTGTTAAATGGCGTATTAGTGATTTGCAAGTTTTGGATCGGGTACCGACCTATTATTCAATTGGACATTTATGTATTCCAGGTGGACCCACTAAAAAACCTTGGGGTAAATATGTGATAGCTTATAATAAAATAACGAAAGATCGGTATTTGCCAACAGGTCCGGAATTAACACAAAGTGCGCAGTTATATTCAATCGATGGAGAAAAAATGAAATTATTATTAGATTTCCCAACAATTGGAGAGCCTCATTATGCAGAAGCTATACCGGCTGAACTCATTTCAAAGAACAGTGTAAAAATTTATAAGCTAGAAGAAAATAAAAATCCATACGCGAGTTTAGGTGAAAAAACAGCTAAAGTTGAAAGAAAAGGGAACGAAGTACATGTGTATATGACATCCATTCGTTCACATTTTGTTCCGGATAATATTGAAGGTGTTAAGTTAGGCGATGTAGTTTATTTCCATGTTACAAATCTTGAGCAGGATTGGGACGTACCCCATGGATTTGCTGTAAAAGGTGCTAATAATGCAGAACTTTTAATTATGCCGGGAGAAACACAAACACTGTTATGGAAACCAGAACGAATTGGCGTCTTCCCTATGTATTGTACTGACTTTTGTTCTGCATTACATCAGGAAATGCAAGGCTATATCCGGGTAAGTTCTGCAGGATCTAATCTGCCGATTAGTTTCAGTACAGGTAAAAAAGATCCAGAGCCAACGAAATCACTTTAA